In the genome of Chloroflexota bacterium, the window CGACGCCATCGAGGCCTGGGTCTCGGCGGACCTCTCGAAGACGGGCGCGATCGGCAACCCACACCCATCCTCGCCGGACAAGGGCGAGATCGCGGTGACGGCCAAGATCGCACGGCTGGCCCACCTGCTCGAAGCGATCTACCGCGAGCCGGTCCGCGAGATCTGGCAGGCGCCGAAGGAGATCCAGGCGACCGTCTGAGCGTGGCCGCCGCCCTGAACGTGGCCGCCGCCGGACGGCGTTCGGTATCCTGCCGGCGTGGAGGGTCAGGCATGCGCGTGCTCCTGCTGGTGCTGGCGGTCGTGCTGGGAGCCGGCGTCAGCATGAGCGGCTGGCCGCCGGCCGCGTCGCCCACGGCGCACGCCGCCGATGTGCCGGTCCACGAGCTGTGGCGCGCCGACCGCACGACCGGCTTCGAGGACTGGAGCTTCCAGGGCGCGCGGGCAGCGGACGGTCGCCTGGCGCTTGCCGAGGTGAGCGCCGACGCCGAAGCCGGCACCTTCGCGGGCCTGGAGCGGCCGGCCGGCGTGGCCGGGCTGGCGGTCAGCCCCGTCAAGACCACCACCACCACCTTTCGCGAGCTGATCGCCTCCTGGAACGCGCAGACGCCGGCCGGCAGTTGGATCGAGGTGCGGGTGCGCGCGCAGGTCGGCGGGCCAGACGGCCGCTGGACCCGCTGGTACGATCTCGGCTCCTGGGCCTCCGACGCCGGGCCGGAGCGCCGCCAGAGCGTCAAGAACCAGCGCGACGCCGATGGCCGCGTCTCCACCGACACCATCATGCTGGCGGAGGCGGCGACAGCCTATCAGGTGGCTCTGACCCTGCGCGCCGATGCTCCCACCGCTGCCGACGCCCTCGCCGCTGACCGCGCCCCCTCGGTGTCGCTGGTAGCGGTCCTGGCTTCGTCGCCATCCCCGACGGCGCGCCCGCTTGAGAGCGCGAGCGGCGCGCTGGGCGTCACCCTGCCCGTGCCCGAGCGCTCGCAGATGGTCTACCCGAACGGCGGCCCGGTCTGGTGCAGCCCGACCTCCACCAGCATGGTGATGGCGTACTGGGGGGAGCGCCTCGGCGATCCGGCCCTCGACCGTCCCGTGCCCGAGGTCGCCGCCGCCGTCTACGACGTGGTCTATCGTGGCAACGGCAACTGGCCGTTCAACACGGCCTACGCCAGCCAGTTCGGGCTGACTGCCTACGTCAGCCGGATGTCCTCGCTGGCCCAGGTCGAGCGCTGGATCGAGGCCGGCATCCCGGTCGTTGCCAGCCTTGCGTGGTCGCCCGGGGAGCTTGGGAACGCCGCCGTGCCATCCACAGACGGCCATTTGCTGGTCATCGTCGGGTTCACGCCGGCCGGAGATGTCGTCGTCAACGACCCGGCCGCCGATCCTCGCCTGGGGATCTCCGTGCGGCGAGTCTACCCACGCCCCGCGATGGAGCGGCTCTGGCTGACGCACTCCGGCGGGACGGTCTATCTGATCTACCCGCCGTCGGTCGCGCCACCGGCGACGGACGTGGCGTTCGGCGCATGGTAACGTGCGGGTGACGTGCGCCCCGTCTGCCGTCCCGGACGGCCACTAATGGCCTGTCAGTTGGTCTGTCAGGCGTGAACGACCGGGTCGGGTCACTTGACGCTTCCCCCGCCATCCCGAGCGACTTGAGCTTGCGAACGCAGTCGAGGGATCTTCCTCACGCTACAGAAGGAGAAGATCCCTCCGCTCCGCTCGGTCCTCGCCGCGGTCGGGATGACGGCGGGGCAGGTTCCTCGCTACGGTCGGGATGACGAGACGGGCATGCACGTTCCTCGCGTAGCTTGCCCTGAGCGTGCCGAATGGGGTCGGGATGACGGACGGGAGGTCGTTTCTCGCCGCGGTCAGGTTGACGATGGGCACCGAGCGACCCTGCGATTCACGCCTGCCGAGCCACTGGCTCATCGACCGCTGGGAGCCTCGCCAGCCGGTGGCTTCGATGGAGGCCGGCCTCGGCACACGGTGCATCTGGCCGCACACCGAGCAGCACTGAGGCAGCCGGGAGACCTCACCCCCGGCCCCTCTCCGTGCCGCGGATGATGTCGGCGAAGCCGATAGTTGCGCCGCGCAGCGGACGGGGGTGAGGTTACTCCGGCCGCATCAGCGTGCGGGCCGCGTCAGTTCAGGCGCGACCGGTCCGGCGCTGACGTCACGACGTGCCGCGCCCCGAGATCCAGGGGCGAGCCTGCCGCCTGCCGCGTCCCGTCCCCCTCGTCCGACGGAGCGCCAGACCGCACGGATGAGCCGGCCGCCGTCGCCGGCTGCCCACTCGCGCCTTGTCCGTTGACCCCGTGCTCGCCGGCAGCCTGCCCATTCCGCCCCTGCCCGGCCGCCGCCTGCCCGTCACCCCCGGTGACCTGTCCAGGAACAGCCCGGCGCGGCCGAGGGCGGATCGGCACGGCCACGTCGTCGTGGACGCCCTCGGCGTTGGCCCAGGCGAAGAAGATCACGCTGTAGACTATCAGCAGGTAGAACCCGCCGACGATCCACATGATCAGCCCGCCCAGTTGCTGATCGTCCTGCGGCGAGAGTCCCCAGGTGCGCGGGGCGTCCAGGTAAAACGTGTAGAGGATCGTCCGCGCATTGGTGATGAACGAGCCGACGATGAACCCGGAGAACGTCTGCGCGAAGACGTAGAGCATCTGGAGCGGATAGGACAGGCGCGGCAGCTCCGAGAGCGGGCTCAGGATCGGCCACCAGGTCATCACGGCCAGCACAATGAAGACGAGATGCGCCGCCACGTGCAGGCGATGATCCGCGACGACGGCGTTGTAGTACAGCGGGATGTGGTAGAGCGAGAAGACGAGGTTGAAGCCGAGCAGCGCCACAAACGGGTTCGTCAGGCCTCGGGCGAGCCGCATCACGCCGGGCAGCCGCAGCACGGGCCGCAGCAGCCAGCCCGGCATGCCGAGCAGCATCAACGGTGGCGCGGCGTAGATCAGCAGCATGTGCTGCACCATGTGCGCGCTGAACAGGTAGGTGTCGCTCAACTCGTGGATGGGGCCTTCAAGCGCAACCAGCAGGCAGAACACGCCGCTCAGGTACAGCGCGATCTGCCCCTTGCTGGCGGGCGGCCCCAGACGATACTGCTTCCGGAGCGGCCCCACGCCCAGCAGGTAGACCCCTGCCAGCAGGAGCAGCCCGCCTCGGAGAACGCCGTCACCGGACCAGCTGCTCCAGGTGAAGGGCGGGATGGCGGACGGCCCGGCCTGCGCTGCCGCCGTGGCAGCCTGAGCCAACGCGGTGAGGGAGAGCAAAAGGGACATAGCCGTCTCCGGGAAGCCAGGGGAACGAGAAACCGGGCCGTGAACGACGATGGGCCGAGCGCTTGTACGCTCGGCCCGCGAGTCTGCGAACGGGTCTAGTGGCCGCCAGACGGCGCTGGCGCTGATGCCGGCGCGGCGATCCCTGACGGGAACACACGGGCATTGCCATCGCCCGGCGGGTGGCCGTGCGTGGCGATCTGCAGCGCGATCAGCGCCATCACCAGTGCGATCGCCACGGCGAGGCCGCCCCCGAAATACCAGGTGAACGACTTGTGATCGAACTTCAGGTGCATGAACCACCCGACGACCATCACGAACTTGACCGCCGAGAGGAAGATCAGGATCGCGAAGATGAAGTCAAGCAGGGCGGGGATGTAGTAGACCGCCACCTCGATCGCCGTGATGACGCAGAGGATCAGGGCCACCACGATGTAGGTCTGCGAGCCGGGATGCGCGTGCTCCTCGACGCCGTGCGCCGCGTGAGCAGCCGTCGCATGCCCACCATCATGAGCCGGGGCGTGAGCCGGCGCAGCGTGCACAGCCGGCGCATGGGCGGCCGGCACATGGGTGGCCGGCGCGGCCGGCCGGGGCGCAGCGGCAACGGCGGCCGGCGCCGCCGCGACCGGCTCAGCAGCAGGAGCAGACGGCGCGGCGGCAACCGTCGCTGCGCCCTTGTACGGTCCGAGGCCGGCCCGCTTCAGATCCTCTTCCTTGGCGTAGAGGACCGCTCCCGCGCGATACCCGGGCGGGAACTGCTCCACCTCGCCGGTGCTGAGGTTCACCAGCGGCACGTTGGCCGGCAGATCCGGGAAGTACCACTTCCCGAAGATCGGCACCTTGGCCTTTTTGAGTGCGGCGGTGTCCAGCCCCTGCCGGCTCGCCCACTCCATTTGCTTCGAGTCCAGAACCATCGGCCTCTCTCCAGACGCCAGTGAAATGAAGGGAAGGGGTGGCCGAACGTTACGGCAGAAGGTACACGACCGTGAAGATCACGATCCAGACGATATCGACGAAGTGCCAGTAGAGACCGGCGATCTCCACCCACAACGCCTTGTCAGGCCCGCTGAGCCGCCCGGTGAACGATCCAGCGACCAGATACAGCAGCCAGAAGATCCCGAGCGACACGTGCGCGCCGTGGAAGCCCGTCAGCGTGAAGAACGACGAGCCGAACAGGCTGTGCGAGAGGGTCAGGCCCTCCTGGTAGAAGACGGTGAACTCGTAGTACTGGCCGCCGATGAACACCGAGCCGAGCAGCGCGGTGGTGATCAGCCAGATGCGCGCCCGAATCTGATCGTTCCGCTGGATGGCGGCGAGCGCCAGCACCATCGTCAGCGAGCTCATCAGGAGCACGAAGGCGCTGACCGACGTGTACGGGATGTCGAAGATGTCGTGGGGGCTCGGGCCGACGATGCTCCGGCCCTTGTAGACCATGAACGTGCCGATCAGCGAGCCGAAGAACATGCAGTCTGAGGCCAGGAACAGCCACATCAGCAGCTTGCGGCTGTCGAGCCCCGTCGAGGTCGGCGGGTGGTGGGCCACCACGTGGCCGTCCCCCCCGCCATGAGCGCCCGCAGGGGCGTGGATGTCGTGCGCGATGCTCAACTCTTCGCTCCCTGCCTAGCTTGCCGGCTCGAGCGCCCAGCCGCCGATGCCGACGATCAGGTACAGCACGCCCGCGACGGACAGCGCGTACCCGAAGATCAGGCCAGCCGCCAGACACACCAGGCCAAGGGCACAGACCAACGGGAAGAACGAGGGGTTCGGCAGGTGCATCGAGCGCGGATCGATGTACCGCTCGTTGGCCTCCTGCGCGAGGTACTCCTCGGTCACCGGCTCGTCGAACTCGGCGTGCCCAACCGTGTGCCCGGCAATGGTCAGCGTCGCCTCGGTCTCACCAGCCTCGACGGCCTGCGGGCGGCGCTTCCAGGCCCAGTACGCATCCCGCGAGCGCACCACCGGCGGCACCGCGAAGTTGTAGATCGGCGGCGGGGACGGCAGGCTCCATTCGAGCGTAGCGGCATCCCACGGATCGTTGCCGGCCGACTTCGGCTTCCGCATGGACTGGTAGATGTTGTAGATGAACACGGCCACGCCGAGGGCGATGGTGAACGCGCCGATGGTCGCGACCATGTTCCAGCCGAGCCACTGGACGTGCTGCCAGCCGCCGCCAAACGGGTTGTAGATCCACCCGCCAGACCAGCCCTGGTTCTCGCCGTAGATGTAGATCCGGCGCGGCATCCCGTCGACGCCCAGGAAGTGCATCGGGCCGAAGGTCAGGTTGAAGCCGGCGAATATCAGCCAGAAGGCCCACTTGCCGATCTTCTCATCCATGAATCGGCCGGTGATCTTCGGCCACCAGAACACCATGCCGCCGATCAGGCCGAAGATCGCCCCGCCGAACAGCACGTAGTGGAAGTGCGCCACCACGAAGTACGAGTCCTGGTGGTGCATGTCGATCGGCACGACCGCGTGCATGACGCCGCTGAGGCCGCCAATGGTGAACATCGAGACGAACGCGATGGCGTACATCATCGGCGTGGTGAAGCGGATCGAGCCGCCCCACATCGTGCCCATCCAGTTGAAGACCTTCACGCCTGTGGGCACCGCGATCAGCATGGTGCTGGCCGCGAAGAACGAGTTCGCGATCGGCCCGAGGCCCGTCGTGAACATGTGGTGGCTCCACACGCCGAAGCCGATGAACCCGATGGCTACCGTTGCGTAGACCACGAACGGGTAGCCGAACAGCGGCTTGCGCGAGAAGACCGGCAGGATCTCGGAGACCATGCCCATCGGGGGCAGGATCAGGATGTACACCTCGGGGTGCCCGAAGATCCAGAACAGGTGCTGCCAGAGCAGCGGATCGCCGCCGCGGGGCGCGTAGTAGAAGTTCGTGCCGAAGAGGCGGTCGAACGTGAGCAGGATCAGGGCGACGGTGATGGCCGGGAAGGCGAACACCAGCAGGAACGACGTGATGAGCGTGTTCCAGGTGAAGATCGGCATCCGCATCAGGGTCATACCCGGCGCGCGGAGGTTGATGATCGTCACCATGAAGTTGAACGCACCAGCCATCGAGGCCACGCCCAGCACCTGCAGGCCGAGCGCCCAGAAGTCCAGCCGGTGGCCCGGGGAGTAGGTGACCGTCGAGAGCGGCGCGTAGCCGAACCAGCCAGCGTCCGGCAGGCCATCGAAGAAGTAGCTGATGTTGATGAAGATCGCGCCGAAGAGGAAGGTCCAGAAGCTGAAGGCGTTCAGGCGTGGGAACGCCACGTCTGCAGCGCCGATCTGGAGCGGCACGATGTAGTTGAAGAAGGCGACGCTCATCGGCATGACGAAGAGGAAGATCATCGTCGTGCCGTGCATCGTGAAGAGCTGGTTGTACGCGTCTGGCGAGACGAACGTGTTGCTCGGCACGGCCAGCTGCATGCGGATCATCAGGGCTTCGATGCCGCCGACGATGAAGAAGATGAACGCCGACACGCCGTACATCAGGCCGATGCGCTTGTGATCGACGGTCGTCAGCCAGCTGACGATGCCGTGATAGGCCGGCAGCGTGCCGTATTCCGGTGCGGCCTGAGCAGGCGCAGCCGGAGCGGGTCGGGGAAGGGTGACTGCCATCGTGCCTCCGACGTCCTTACTTCAGGCTGTGCAGGTACGCCACGAGCGCCTCAACGTCACTCGGGCGAACGTGCAGGTTCTGCATCATGTTGCCGGGCTTGATCTTCTGCGGATCCTCGATCCAGGCCGCCAGGTTTTCGGCCGTGTTCGGCATGATGCTGGCGCCCATGGTGGTGCGGCTGCCGAAGTGCGAGAGGTTCGGCCCGGTCTTGCCAACGGCGGTTGCATTGCCGTCCACCGTGTGGCAGCCGGCGCAGCCGTTCGCCCCGAACGCCTTCTCGCCTTCCATGGCAAGATCCGTCTCGGGCACGGCCGGCTTGCTGTTCCGGGCCACCCAGGCCTGGTAGTCCGCCGGCGACATGGCGATGACGTTCATCCGCATCTGGGCGTGCTGGATGCCACAGTACTCGGCGCACTGGCCCCAGTACTGCCCAGGCTCCTCAGCCGTGAACCAGATGTGGTTGTCGTGATTGGGCACCGCGTCGATCTTGCCCATCAACTGGTGAATCCAGAAGCTGTGAATCACATTGTCCGAGGTGATGCTCAGATAGACCGT includes:
- a CDS encoding peptidase C39 family protein, encoding MRVLLLVLAVVLGAGVSMSGWPPAASPTAHAADVPVHELWRADRTTGFEDWSFQGARAADGRLALAEVSADAEAGTFAGLERPAGVAGLAVSPVKTTTTTFRELIASWNAQTPAGSWIEVRVRAQVGGPDGRWTRWYDLGSWASDAGPERRQSVKNQRDADGRVSTDTIMLAEAATAYQVALTLRADAPTAADALAADRAPSVSLVAVLASSPSPTARPLESASGALGVTLPVPERSQMVYPNGGPVWCSPTSTSMVMAYWGERLGDPALDRPVPEVAAAVYDVVYRGNGNWPFNTAYASQFGLTAYVSRMSSLAQVERWIEAGIPVVASLAWSPGELGNAAVPSTDGHLLVIVGFTPAGDVVVNDPAADPRLGISVRRVYPRPAMERLWLTHSGGTVYLIYPPSVAPPATDVAFGAW
- a CDS encoding cytochrome c oxidase assembly protein, which encodes MSLLLSLTALAQAATAAAQAGPSAIPPFTWSSWSGDGVLRGGLLLLAGVYLLGVGPLRKQYRLGPPASKGQIALYLSGVFCLLVALEGPIHELSDTYLFSAHMVQHMLLIYAAPPLMLLGMPGWLLRPVLRLPGVMRLARGLTNPFVALLGFNLVFSLYHIPLYYNAVVADHRLHVAAHLVFIVLAVMTWWPILSPLSELPRLSYPLQMLYVFAQTFSGFIVGSFITNARTILYTFYLDAPRTWGLSPQDDQQLGGLIMWIVGGFYLLIVYSVIFFAWANAEGVHDDVAVPIRPRPRRAVPGQVTGGDGQAAAGQGRNGQAAGEHGVNGQGASGQPATAAGSSVRSGAPSDEGDGTRQAAGSPLDLGARHVVTSAPDRSRLN
- a CDS encoding cytochrome C oxidase subunit IV family protein, with protein sequence MEWASRQGLDTAALKKAKVPIFGKWYFPDLPANVPLVNLSTGEVEQFPPGYRAGAVLYAKEEDLKRAGLGPYKGAATVAAAPSAPAAEPVAAAPAAVAAAPRPAAPATHVPAAHAPAVHAAPAHAPAHDGGHATAAHAAHGVEEHAHPGSQTYIVVALILCVITAIEVAVYYIPALLDFIFAILIFLSAVKFVMVVGWFMHLKFDHKSFTWYFGGGLAVAIALVMALIALQIATHGHPPGDGNARVFPSGIAAPASAPAPSGGH
- a CDS encoding cytochrome c oxidase subunit 3, with amino-acid sequence MWLFLASDCMFFGSLIGTFMVYKGRSIVGPSPHDIFDIPYTSVSAFVLLMSSLTMVLALAAIQRNDQIRARIWLITTALLGSVFIGGQYYEFTVFYQEGLTLSHSLFGSSFFTLTGFHGAHVSLGIFWLLYLVAGSFTGRLSGPDKALWVEIAGLYWHFVDIVWIVIFTVVYLLP
- the ctaD gene encoding cytochrome c oxidase subunit I, with product MAVTLPRPAPAAPAQAAPEYGTLPAYHGIVSWLTTVDHKRIGLMYGVSAFIFFIVGGIEALMIRMQLAVPSNTFVSPDAYNQLFTMHGTTMIFLFVMPMSVAFFNYIVPLQIGAADVAFPRLNAFSFWTFLFGAIFINISYFFDGLPDAGWFGYAPLSTVTYSPGHRLDFWALGLQVLGVASMAGAFNFMVTIINLRAPGMTLMRMPIFTWNTLITSFLLVFAFPAITVALILLTFDRLFGTNFYYAPRGGDPLLWQHLFWIFGHPEVYILILPPMGMVSEILPVFSRKPLFGYPFVVYATVAIGFIGFGVWSHHMFTTGLGPIANSFFAASTMLIAVPTGVKVFNWMGTMWGGSIRFTTPMMYAIAFVSMFTIGGLSGVMHAVVPIDMHHQDSYFVVAHFHYVLFGGAIFGLIGGMVFWWPKITGRFMDEKIGKWAFWLIFAGFNLTFGPMHFLGVDGMPRRIYIYGENQGWSGGWIYNPFGGGWQHVQWLGWNMVATIGAFTIALGVAVFIYNIYQSMRKPKSAGNDPWDAATLEWSLPSPPPIYNFAVPPVVRSRDAYWAWKRRPQAVEAGETEATLTIAGHTVGHAEFDEPVTEEYLAQEANERYIDPRSMHLPNPSFFPLVCALGLVCLAAGLIFGYALSVAGVLYLIVGIGGWALEPAS
- the coxB gene encoding cytochrome c oxidase subunit II → MPFPRASGVGRKLTLLGLGAMLMALLSGCMQQPYTTVMPKTEAARMIQDLYVLVFWLAVFVFVGVQAGLVYVLWRFRARPGHEMPEQTHGNTTLEIGWTIAPAVILVIMAVPTIRTIFALESAPPRSPDGNPPLVIEITGRQWWWEFKYPEHMLADGKTPLTTANEMVIPTGRTVYLSITSDNVIHSFWIHQLMGKIDAVPNHDNHIWFTAEEPGQYWGQCAEYCGIQHAQMRMNVIAMSPADYQAWVARNSKPAVPETDLAMEGEKAFGANGCAGCHTVDGNATAVGKTGPNLSHFGSRTTMGASIMPNTAENLAAWIEDPQKIKPGNMMQNLHVRPSDVEALVAYLHSLK